The genomic DNA GCTAGTCGCCCTTCAATTTCTTTAGCAGCATCTTTTGTATTGGGGTAATACCAAACAGCATTTTTATTTTCCTCTCCATCTACTTCTAACGAGTAGTAAGAAGCCGTTCCCTTCCATGGACAAATACTTTTGTGGTCGCTTTCTTTCAAAAATTCTTTCTTTACTGCATCAGCAGGAAAATAATGATTGCCTTCTATCTGAATAGTGTTATCACTTTCTGCAATAACTTGCCCGTTCCATATCGCTTTCATAATGAATTGTTTTTTGATGAGATTAAAATTTACCACAACAATAAACTTTTGAGCAAAATTGTTTTCTCTAACTAAGCAAAACTGCCCACGCTTTCATTACCTCGCCTTTCTGAGCTAACTCTTCTGCCTGTTTGTGTTTTTCTTCTTCACTTGAAAAATTAGTTTCTATACTTTCTAATTCTGATTTTGTAGGCATTTTTTCTACGTTTCCTAGCTTACCAAGTGTAT from Bernardetia sp. includes the following:
- a CDS encoding DUF427 domain-containing protein translates to MKAIWNGQVIAESDNTIQIEGNHYFPADAVKKEFLKESDHKSICPWKGTASYYSLEVDGEENKNAVWYYPNTKDAAKEIEGRLA